Proteins encoded by one window of Lathyrus oleraceus cultivar Zhongwan6 chromosome 1, CAAS_Psat_ZW6_1.0, whole genome shotgun sequence:
- the LOC127127734 gene encoding UDP-glycosyltransferase 74G1, which yields MEKPRKNHKPHILVLPYPLQGHINPMLQFSKRLIQNGVKVTLVNTISIWNKINNNIDLNSIEIESISDGYDNGGLSSAESMESYKDKFWKVGPKTLSELLDKLQSSNKPVDCVVYDAFLHWTFDVSKSFGIPVAVFLTQACSVNTINFHAFKRWLDLPLLETEIVLPGLPKLEASDLPSFLYQYGTYPGYFDILTNQFSKVDQADWVLVNTFYELEPEVVDWLMKKWRLKTIGPCVPSMFLDKRIQNDRDYGISTFGPNSEACIRWLDNKPKSSVVYVSFGSLAGLSEDQTNEIAYGLRNAEMYFIWVIRDSEKNKLSKEFLEPSLEKGLIVNWCPQLQVLQHEAVGCFVTHCGWNSTLEALSVGVPVIAMPLWTDQITNAKLIVDVWKIGVRAVKDVKEIVRREVIEDCVKKIMETEKGNEMKKNVMKWKNLAKISVDESGSSDKNIIEFVNEVTLY from the exons ATGGAGAAACCAAGAAAAAACCATAAACCACACATTTTAGTGTTACCATATCCATTACAAGGTCACATAAACCCTATGCTTCAATTCTCCAAACGGTTGATCCAAAATGGAGTAAAAGTAACACTAGTAAACACAATTTCCATTTGGaacaaaatcaacaacaacatagATCTAAACTCCATTGAAATTGAAAGCATCTCAGATGGTTATGACAATGGTGGACTTTCATCAGCAGAAAGTATGGAATCTTACAAAGACAAATTCTGGAAAGTTGGTCCAAAAACACTTTCTGAGCTTCTTGATAAACTTCAAAGCTCAAACAAACCTGTTGATTGTGTTGTCTATGATGCTTTCTTACATTGGACTTTTGATGTTTCCAAGAGTTTTGGAATCCCCGTTGCTGTTTTTTTAACTCAAGCTTGTTCTGTTAATACTATCAATTTCCATGCTTTTAAGAGATGGTTGGATTTACCTTTGTTGGAAACAGAAATTGTGTTACCTGGATTGCCAAAGCTTGAAGCTTCTGATTTGCCATCTTTTTTGTATCAATATGGAACCTATCCAGGCTACTTTGACATTCTTACAAACCAGTTTTCAAAAGTTGATCAAGCTGACTGGGTTCTTGTCAACACATTTTATGAACTTGAGCCAGAG GTTGTGGATTGGTTAATGAAGAAATGGAGATTAAAGACAATAGGACCATGTGTTCCATCTATGTTCTTAGACAAAAGAATTCAAAACGATAGAGATTATGGAATAAGCACTTTTGGTCCAAATTCAGAAGCTTGCATCAGATGGTTAGATAACAAACCTAAAAGTTCGGTTGTGTATGTCTCTTTTGGAAGCTTGGCGGGTCTTAGTGAAGACCAAACAAATGAAATAGCTTATGGATTAAGGAATGCTGAAATGTATTTTATATGGGTTATTAGGGATTCAGAAAAGAATAAACTTTCAAAGGAGTTTTTGGAACCATCATTAGAAAAAGGTTTAATTGTGAATTGGTGTCCACAACTACAAGTGTTGCAACATGAAGCTGTTGGTTGTTTTGTGACACATTGTGGTTGGAATTCAACATTGGAAGCTTTGAGTGTTGGTGTTCCTGTGATTGCTATGCCACTTTGGACCGATCAAATCACAAATGCTAAGCTTATTGTTGATGTATGGAAAATTGGAGTTAGAGCGGTTAAAGATGTTAAAGAGATTGTTAGAAGAGAAGTTATTGAGGATTGTGTAAAGAAAATAATGGAAACTGAAAAGGgaaatgaaatgaagaaaaatgTTATGAAATGGAAGAATTTGGCTAAAATTTCGGTTGATGAGAGTGGAAGTTCTGATAAGAATATTATTGAGTTTGTGAATGAGGTGACTCTCTACTAA